A segment of the Halovivax limisalsi genome:
GTTCGTCTCGATCGAACCGGTCGACGGCAATGCGGCCGACGCGTCGGCGGCCGAATCGAGCGAGTCAGCGGCGGTCCGGTCGGCCGAGGACGGTACTGCCGCCGGCGTCGACGTCGATGCGGACGCCGCCTGGTTGGACTCGCTCGACGCGATGCCAGGCACCGCCGAGGTCCTCGCGGCGGGCGGCGGGCGGGCGCTGGTCCGCCTCGAAACGGCCGACGAAACCGTCCTCGAACCGCTTCGAGACGTCGGCGGGACGATCCGGGCGCTGTCGGCCACGCCGGATCGGGTGCGGGTCCGCGTCCGCGTGCCCCACGGAACCGACGTGCGGGCGCTCGTCGAGGCCTACCGTCGCCGGTACGCGTCGGTCGACCTGCGCGCCAGGCGGGAGACCGAGTCCGACGACGACGGGCCGTCGCTGGTGGGGACCGCCGCGCTGGACCGGCTCACCGATCGCCAGCGCGAAGCGTTCCTGCTCGCGTATCACGCCGGCTACTTCGAGTCTCCCCGACAGATGACCGGCGGCGAACTCGCCGACCTGATGGACGTCTCCTCGCCGACCTTCCACGACCACCTGCGATCGGCGCAGGCGCGGCTCTTCGAAGCGGTCCTCGAACCCCCGGGCTAACTAGTTAGCCCCGTGCCGTAGTCCTGCCCTAGGTGCTGAGCGAGAGTCCCTACGTCGGGTCGAACGCACCTGTCATGTATGAAGTCGGACGAACAGTACGAGGGTGGCCGGACGGACCGCAGCGGGGACCACCCAGCCGAGCGAGGATCGGAAAATCGCCGCTCGGCCGCGGCTGCTCTCCCGACGAGTGCGCCCGACTCGACGAGCGCGTCGCGGATCACCCCTGGAGGTCGATGACCGTGTCGACGCGAACGAATCGAGTGGACCTCGGTATCGCCGACGTATTCACGCACGATCTCTACAGCTGGATCCGATCGCGCCCGCCGCGGACGAACGACGCGCGATTTCGTTCGGACCTGCGTCGCTACCTCCGGCGATACGTGGGAAACTGGGCGGACCAGGAGCTGAACGTCGATCACACCGGCGGCGCCCGCGGCGTCGACTACGTCGTCGGCGATGAGATCGCCATCGTGCTGATCGAGACGATCACCGAGGGGTCGAACCAGTGGCTCTACCGCGAACTGGGGAGCATCAGCCAGCAGTACGAGTACGTGGTCGTCATCGGCCACAACCTCGCCGAAGAGCACGTCGACGTCTGGCGGAGCCTCGGTCGCCGGATGGCCACCCGGTCGAACTCGACGTTTCGCTTTCTCACCGCGGAGGAGCTCTGGGACCCGGTCGAGACCGCTGACGCGCCGATCCGGACGGTCAACGGGGCCCTCGGCGTCGGGGCCGTGGTCATCACCTACCTCGCCGTCTCGATCAACGCGATTCGACACTTCGCTCCGACGGACCCGATGGCCGGCGCGTTCGTCGCGGCCGTGTTCGTTCTGCTCAGCGTCGTCCTCTGCTACACGCTGTTCTTCGTCCGGGCGCTGTAGGGGGTCGATCGTCCGGCCGCCGGACCGCGCCCGAACGCCTCGTCGCGCCGACCGGTGCGCCCGGTTCTCGCCAGCCGCAGGACGTGTCCGCCTATTAGCCGCTGGGCGTGGTATCCCATCGCGTGACCGATCGGGTGTCGGTGCGCTCGGTGCTTCGGGAGACCCTCTCGATCGCCCGGTCGCGACAGCTGACGTTGATCGCCGCCGGCGTCGCGTTTTACGCCTTCCTCTCGCTGGTGCCGATCGCGTTGCTGGTGATCGGGGTCGCGACGAGCCTCGGCGGGGACGAGTTCGTCAGGCAACTGTCCCTGAGCGTCTCGGACTTTCTGACGCCCGGCGCCCAGCAGTTGCTCCGGGAGGCCCTCGTCGAGGAGACGGGCCGCCGCGGGGCGACCGTCGTGGGGGCGGTCGGGATCATCTGGGGATCGAGTCGCGTGTTTCGGGGTCTCGACCGCGCGTTCGCACTCGTCTACGAAACCGGGCTGGACCGATCGTTGTTCGACTCGTTCTGGGACGCCGCCGTCGTCGCGGGCGCCATCACGACTGGGTTGGTTCTCGTGGGGGTGCTCGAAGTCGTCCTGCTCTGGACGCCGCTCCCGGTCAGCGGCTGGCTCGGCTCGGCGTTCGTCCTGCCGGCCCTCATCGTGGCGTTCCTTCCGCTCTACGTCGTGTTTCCGGACGCGGACGTCTCGGTTCGCGCGGCGCTCCCTGGGACCGTCCTGGCCGCCGTGGGCTGGTTGGTCCTGAGTCGGTCGTTCGCGATCTACGCGACCGTGGCCGCGGGCTCGGCCATCTACGGCGCGCTCGGTGGCGTCCTGCTCGTGCTCGTCTGGCTCTACCTCGGCGCGATCGTCGTCGTCTTCGGCGCCACGCTCAACGCGGTTCTCGCCGGTGCCGAATCGGATCGGCAGCTACAAAGTCCCGGCTATCGACAGATCGACCGTGCAGCGATGACCGAGGACGCCACGGATCGCGACGACGCGACGCGGACTCCCGAATCACCGCCCGACAGCGACGCGGCCGGGCCTGCGATCGACGGCGATCGGGCCGGGCCGACCGACGGCACCGACGAGTCTCGCGCGAGGCCGTCCGAGGGCGCCGCCTCCGCTCGCGCCTCGCGCCAGTCGGACCGGACGCGCGATCGCGGCGACGATCCGGCCGTCCTCCGCGAGGAGATCGAACAGCTCCGGGCCGAACTCGCGGACCTCGAGGCCGGCGTCGACGAACGGACGGTCGAGAGGGAGGCGCTCGAAGCCGACCTCAAGCGCTACGTCCGCCGGCGGGTCCGCCGCGGTCACGCCCACGGCTGGGGTCCCTACCTCGTCTTACTGTACGGCACGGCGATGACGATCGCCGCCTACTACTTCCTTACCTCGGGGGCGGCCATCCTCGCCATGTTCGTCATCTGGACCTCGACGCTCGGCGTCTACCTCCTGATGGTCATCTTCGGGACCGCGATTTCGGCGCTCGGCCTGCCCGGGCGCCTGCGCGATCGGATCGGCGAGTGGCGCTCCTAGCGGCGACCTGCGGTGGAGGTGCGTCTGGCCGAACACGGAACTCGCGGGCAGCGAATCGGCCGGGCGGCCTAGAACGTCTCGAGGTAGCGATCGAGTTCCCACTGCGAGACGTCGACGAGGTAGTCCTCGAACTCCTGGCGCTTTGCCTCGACGAACTTCTCGCTGACGTGTTCGCCGAGCGCGCCTTTGATGACCGCGTCGTCCTCGAGCGCGTCGACCGCCTCGCCGAGGTTCGACGGAAGCGTGTCGATGCCGTACTCTTCGCGCTTTTGCTCGTCGAACTCGTAGATGTTCTCGCGAACGGGGTCGGGGGCCTCGAGGCCGCGCTCGATGCCGTCGAGGCCGGCGTGAATCAGCGCGGCGAACGCGAGGTAGGGGTTACACGACGGGTCGGGGAAGCGGGCCTCGATGCGCGAGGCGGCGGGGACGCGCGCGGCGGGTTTGCGGATCAGCGCCGAGCGGTTGCGATCGGACCAGGCGACGTAGACCGGCGCCTCGTAGCCCGGCACCAGGCGCTTGTAGCTGTTGACCGTCGGGTTCGAGACGGCCGTGATCGCCGGCGCGTGTTCGAGGATGCCGGCGAGGAACGAGTGGGCCGTCTCGGAGAGGTCGAACTCGTCGTCGCCGTCGTGGAAGGCGTTCTCGCCGTCCTCGGTGAACAGCGAGAGGTGCGTGTGCATGCCCGAACCGTTGATCCGCGGGATCGGTTTCGGCATGAAGGTCGCGTGGAGGTCGTGCTGGGCGGCGATGGCGCGGACGACGGTGCGGAACGTGGCGACGTTGTCCGCGGTCGCGAGGGCGTCGTCGTACTCGAAGTTGATCTCGTGCTGGCCCTCCGCGACCTCGTGGTGGCTGGCCTCGATCTCGAAGCCCATGTTCTCGAGGCCGTAGATGATGTCCCGGCGGACGTCGCTCGCGAGGTCCTTCGGCGCGACGTCGAAGTAGCCGCCCGCGTCGTTCGTCTTCGTCGTCGCGCGGCCGTCCTCGTCCTCCTCGAAGAGGAAGAACTCGGGTTCGGGCGCGGCGTTGACGGTGTAACCCAGTTCGCTCGCGCGGTCGAGCGCGCTCTTGAGGACCGTCCGCGGATCACCGGCGAAGGGCTCGCCGGTCGACGTGTCGACGACGTCGCAGATCATGCGGGCCGCGGCGCCCTGTTCGTTCGTCCGCCACGGGAGGACGGCGAACGTCTCGGGGTCGGGGATCAGGCGCATGTCGGACTCCTGGATGCGCACGAAGCCCTCGATCGACGAGCCGTCGAAGTAGATCCCCTCGCGGAACGCCTTCTCCGCCTGGCGGGCGGGGACCGAGACGTTCTTTACGACGCCGAGAATGTCGGTAAACTGCAGTCGGAGGAAGTCGATTTCTTCGTCTTCGATCGTTTCGAGCACCGATTCTTCCGTCGTTGTCAGATTGCCGGTTGTCATCCGAATCTCGTCTAACTCATCTATCTCCTTCACTAAAACCCTGCTGTTCCGCGTAATTCTCCCGATCTCGCGAGTAAACTGTTCATTCGTAAAGTTCTAATGGGTGGAGCGAGTGGGAGGAACTGATGACGTACGAAAATCTCGACTCGAAGTTGGTGAATGCGCTACTGGGCGACGGGCGGGCCAGCCTGCGGAGCCTCGCGGAGGACCTCGACGTCTCGGTGACGACCGTCTCGAACCACCTCGCCGACCTGGAGGACGCCGGCGTCATCGACGGCTACACCCCGCGCGTGGACTACGGCGAGCTCGGCTACGACGTCACCGCGGTGATCCAGCTCAAGGTGGAGGGCGACGCGCTCCCGGACATCACCGACCGGCTGCGCGAGCACCGCCAGATGATCTCCGTCTACGAGGTCACCGGCGACTACGACGTCACCGCCGTCGGCAAGTTCAAGGACACCGACGGGATGAACGAACAGATCAAGACCTTGCTCACCGATCCCGACATCAAGGAGTCGAACACGAGCGTCGTCCTCAACGCCGTCACCGAGAACGAGCAGTTCGATCTCGAAACCTGACGGTCGAAACCGGACGATGGGAGTCGGCCGAACGCGGGCGGGCGGCCCGACGCCGATCAAAGTGGCCGACCGGCGACGAATTCGCCGCCTTTTATATCGCGTCGCGACGCACCCCCAGGTATGAAGCGCGTAATCAGCACGGACGAGGCGCCGGCGGCGGTCGGCGCGTACAGCCAGGCGACGACGAACGGCTCGATCCTCTTCACCGCGGGCCAGATCCCGCTGACGCCCGACGGCGACCTGCTCGACGACGAACCCGTTGCCGTCCAGACCGAGCAGGCGCTCGACAACGTCGTCGCAATCTTGAAGGAGAAGGGCGCGACGCCCGCGGACGTCCTCAAGACGACGGTCTTCCTCGCCGACATCGACGATTTCGAGGAGATGAACGAGACGTACGCGACCTACTTCGACGAGGACCCGCCGGCCCGTAGCGCGGTCGAGGTCGCGAACCTCCCCAAGGGTGCCGCCGTCGAGATCGAGGCGATCGCGAACCTCGAATAAGGAATTCGAACGGAATCGGCAGGGAAATCGACGGTATTCGAGATTTACGCACGCACACGTGACCGAACGAATGCAGTCGGCGGTCCTGTGGGGGCTGATCGGCGGGCTGACCTTCGGCGTCCTCGCGCAAGCCGCGGTGGCGCTCTCAGTAGTCGATCTCCGGCTGGTCGAGGTACTTGTCGGAATCGCCGTCGTCTCGGTCCTGGCGACCGGGGCGACCTACCGGTACGAACCCCGTCTGCGTGCGTGGGCGGCCGACCGCGGGCGGTGAGCGACCGACCTCGCAAGACTTATTCGACCCAGTCGGCAATCTCCGACCGAGCCAGGATGGCCGAACGGTAAGGCGCACGCCTGGAAAGCGTGTTCCCTTTCGGGATTCAGGGTTCAAATCCCTGTCCTGGCGTCGCGAGGTTCGGAGCGAGTGCGAGGCGGGAACGAAGTGACCGCCTCGGAAACGTGAACGGCGAAGCCGTGAGCAACGGAGAGTGAGAATCGCGATTTGCCGAACGGCGAAGCCGTGAGGCGTTTTTCGCGTCACAAAACCGTGAGCGACGCGTAGCGTCGCGAACAATCCGTGACGCGAAATTACCTGATAAAAGAGATTTGAGCAAGCAAGTCGCAGCCGGGATCAGGAAGGGTTTCGACGATCGATCGACGCGCGCCGAATACAGCGGAAAATAGCGGCCCTACTCCCGTATTTTATATCGGACCAGCGCCGAGAACGGTACATGTCCACACCACAGACGCCTGCGCCCACCGTCGAGGAGGCGCTCTTCACGACGCTCGATCTGCCGTTCGAGGACGCGGTCATGCACGTCCAGCTCGAACACGAGTTCCAGGGGTTCGAGACGGTCGCCCTGACGCGTCTCGACGAGTTCGTCGCGGGCGTCCTCGAGGAGGAGATCAGGAAGACGGCGCTCATCGTCGTCTGTCACGCCGAGATCGCGAAGGAAGCCCTCGAGATCGATCCGCAGCTCGCCGGCTTGCTCCCCTGTACGACCGTCGTCTACGAGGACGACGACGGAGAGGTCTGCGTCTATCACGCCTCGACGACGAAGGCGATCCGGGATCTCGGCTGTGCGCCCGGCGACTGCGAACCACAAGTCGAGGCCCTCGTCGAGATGACGGGCGAGGTCATGACCGAGGTCTGGGCGAACATCGAGGCCCACGCCGACGACGCGGCGGCGGTCTGAGAGAGTGTCGACGGGTTGGTCCGACGACGCGGCGACCCCGGCCCCGGTTCTCTCGCCCATCCGCTCGGCTACGGTCGGATCTCGGCCGGAGCGTCCGTGGCGATCCACTCGTCGGCGCGCTCGCGGTGGCGAAGTTCGAGGTGGCCGTCGTCTCTGAGCAGGCACTCGTAGCGGTCGTCCGACGTCGCCGGCGACGGTTCGCTGGACATACGCCTCACGAGGCCGGACCTACCCAATAGTACGGCGCGCGTACCATCGCGATCGCGGCCGTAGGCGGCGGTTACTCTCCCGTTTCGGTCCGCGTCGCCCGGGAGGGTCGCGCTCGGCGTCACTCCTCGACGTCCTCGTGGAGGAATATCGCCAGGTACACCGCGACGAACGCGCTGGCGATCCCCGCGTAGAAGAGGTAGCTGAAGGGGGAGTCGAGCCGCACCGGCGCGACGCCCTCGGCGAGCGCGCCGGCGAAGCCGACCACGAGAAGCGCCGGCGCGACCAGCTCGAGCACCTGCGAAAGCTGCCCCAATCGTGCGCGGTGACCGCCCGCGTCCGCCGCGTCCGTCGGCTCGCTGGACATCCGTGCTCCCCCGTTTTTCCCGGTGGACCTTAAACCGCACCGTCGACCGGGCGGGTGATCCTCCCGTTTTCGGGGCCAATGTCGGTGGCGACGCCGATCGACCCGGGTGGGCGAGAACGGTTTTGGCGCTCCGATCCCTACCGACCCCTATGTGCGGGCGATACTCGTTGTTCACGCCGCCGGCGGATCTGGAGGACCGCTTCGACGCGCGCTTCGAGCGAGCGTTCACCCCGACGTACAACGCGGCGCCGAGCCAGTCGGTGGCGGTCGTTCCGGACGAGGCGCCGGAGACGATTCGCCAGTTCGAGTGGGGGTTTTCGCCGCCGTGGGGAGACGGCGACCGGTTGATCAACGCCCGCGCCGAATCGCTCTCCGAGACGCGAGCGTTTCGCTCGGCGTACGAAGGCCGGCCGACCACAGCTGGTGGAGCCGACGAACTGGCAGCGGCTCCGGCGTCGGGGCGGTGTCTCGTGTTGGCGGACGGCTTCTACGAGTGGGTGCCGACGGAGACCGGGAACCAGCCGTACCGGATCGCGTTCGAGGACGACCGCCCGTTCGCGATGGCCGGGCTGTGGGAGCGACGCGAGCCCCCGTCGGCCGACGAGCAGGCAGGCCTCGACGCGTTCGGCGGCGGCATCGACGAGCCGACGGACGATCCCGGGCCCTGCGAAACGGTGACGATCGTGACGATGGCGCCGAACGAACTGGTCGCGGAGTTACACGACCGCATGCCGGCGATTCTTTCCCCCGGCGCCGAACGGCGGTGGTTGCGCGCCGAGGATCCGACGGCCGATCTCGAACCGCACCCGGCCGAGTCGATGACCGCCTATCCGGTCTCGACGGCCGTCAACAGCCCGGCCGCAGACGATCCGTCGCTCGTCGAACCGGTCGATGCCTGAGTCGCGGCGATCGGTCGCCCGCAGAGGACCCACGCCCGCTGACCGCGACGGTCCGTCGCCGGTCGACCGGATCGAAGCGTCGTGGGGCGCCGACCGGCTCGGAGTGTCGCGGTCGTATCGTCCGCACCGCGACCGCCCGGCTCACGCCGTTTCAACGAATATATGGTTTAGGCCTGCCTAATCCCCGCGCATGGAACTGACGAGGCGCGACGCGGTCGCCGCGCTGTCGGCGCTCGGCCTCGCAGCGACGGGGGCGGGTTGCGTGGTCCCGCCCGGCGGCGAGCGGGTCGACGTCCGTCGACTCCGGACGGCGATGGTCGCTGCCGCCGAGGTCGTCTACCCGAGCGAGGTCTCCGGGACGGCGACGTTCGTCGAGACCTTTCTGGAGGGGCGGCTGGCGGACCGGTCCCACGCCGAGGGGATCGCGACGGCGGTCGACGAGCTGGACGAGAACGCGGACGTCTGGTACGGCGAGGTGTTCGCGGCGCTGTCGGTCGCCGACCGCGACCAGGTGCTGCGGAACCTGGGGGCCGACCAGGCGGAGGAGGACCCGTCGGGGATGCCGAGCGAGCGGATCCGGTACTACGTCGTCAACGACCTCCTGCTGGCGCTTTACGCCTCGCCGACCGGCGGCGAACTCGTCGGCATCGAGAACCCGCAGGGCCACGCCGGCGGGATGGGAAGCTACCAGCGGGGGCCGGACGCGTGACGCAGGAACGACCGCCCGCCGGCTCCGCCGAACCGGCGGCGGGGGACGTCGATCGGACCCCCGTCGAGAACGCCGACGTCTGCGTCATCGGCGCGGGCCCGGCGGGGGGGCTCGTCGCGGATCGACTCGCCTCGGCCGGCCACGAGGTGGTGATCCTCGAAGCGGGGTCGCGGTTCGATTTCGAGGACCGCCTCGCCAGGCAGGAACGGGCGATCCGGCCGTCCTACGACCGGCCGGACGTCTGGGACGGCGATCCCGAGCGGGACGCCTACGCGTCGACCGGCGAGTGGTTCTACCCGCTGAATCACGCCCGCGCCCGCGGCGTCGGCGGTTCGACGCTGCACTGGCAGGGGATGGTGATGCGACTCCACGAGGACGATTTCAACTCGAAGAGCGTCCGCGGCGTCGGCGCGGACTGGCCGATCGACTACCGGGACCTCCGTCCGTACTACGCCGAGGCCGAGCGCGAACTCGGCGTGGCGGGGGCCGACGACAATCCCTTCGCGCCGCCCCGCGAGAACCCGCACCCGATGCCGGCGTTTCCGCCCTCCTACAGCGACTCCCTGTTCGCCGAGGCCTGCGACGAACTCGAGATCGCGATGCACTCGGTGCCCAACGCTCGCAACTCGGAGACCTACGACGATCGGAGCGCCTGCGTCGGCTACGGCACCTGCCAGCCGGTCTGTCCCTCCGGCGCGAAGTACGACGCGACGGTCCACGTCGAGCGCGCCGAGCGGGCTGGCGCGACCGTGATCGACCGCGCGCCGGTCCAGCGCCTGGAACACGGCCCCGACGCGATCCAGGCGGCCGTCTACGCGACGCCCGGCGACCGGACGCACCGGCAGGCGGCCGACGCGTTTGTCGTCGCCTGCGGCGGCGTCGAGACGCCCCGCCTGTTGCTGCTCTCGGAGTCCGATCACTATCCCGACGGACTGGCCAACTCTAGCGGCCTCGTCGGCCGGTTCTTCATGGACCACCTCTTCGCGGGCGCGGGCGGCGTCCTCGACGAACCGACCCGCCAGAACCACGTCGGCTTCCTGACCAGCGAGTGCCACCAGTTCTACGACGAGGCCGACGCCGAGCGGGCCCCGTTCAAGCTCGAGTTCTTCAACTACGCCGGCCCCTCGCCGGTCGAAATGGCGCTGACGGGGGAGGACTGGGGCGACGAGCTCCTCGAGCGGCTCCGCTCGGAGTACGGCACCCACGTCGGGATGGGCGGCCTCGTCGAGCAGCTCCCCAGCGAGGACAGTTACGTCGGCCTCGATCGCTCGACCACCGACGACCGCGGCAATCCGGTCCCCGACGTCCACTGGACGGTCGGCGACCGGGCGCTCGAAACCATCGAGCGCGTCAACGAGATCCAGGAGGAGATCCTCGCAGAACTTGGCGCCGAGATCACCTGGCAGGTCGGCCCCGACGCCACCGGGCCGGCCTACCACCACATGGGGACCACCCGGATGGGTTCGGACCCGGCAGAGAGCGTGGTCGGCCCCGACCTGCGCACCCACGACCTGGAGAACTGCTGGATCGCCTCGAGCAGCGTCTTCCCCACCGGCGGCGCGATGAATCCGACGCTGACGATCGCGGCGCTGGCCCTCAAGGCGGCCGACCACGTCCACGAGTCGGCCTGACGCTTTTTTAGGTGAACCTAAAAACATAAGTGCGCCCGGCCGAGAGTACCGCCAATGAGTGCCGACGTACCCGGCGAAGACGTGACTGACAGCACGATCGATCCGACCGACGCGGACGAGGACGATGCGAAGGTGGCGGACCCTGGCTCGGACCCAGAGGCGACGGCCGGCGCCGATCGCGACCGGTTCTCGTTCGAGGACGTTAGCGTCGTGATGGGGACCTACAACGAGGAGGCGGCCATCGGCACCGTCATCGACGACGTCGCGGCGGTCACCGACGGCCAGGCCGAGGTCGTCTGCGTCGACGGCTCAGACGACCGGACGCCGGAGATCGCCCGCGAGCGCGGCGCGACGGTGATCGAACAGGAACCGCAGGGCTACGGCGTCGCCGTCCGGGAGGCCATCCTGACGCCCGACCGCCCGGTCGTCGTCACGACCGACTGCGACGACACCTACCCGATGGAACAACTCCCTGAATTCCTCGACCTGATCAACGACGGCTACGACGTCGTCAGCGGCGACCGCCTCTACCACGGCGCCGAGGCGATGCCGGCGTTCAACCGGCTCGGCAATCGCGCCTTCGCCGCCGTCGCGAGCGTCCTGACGGGCACCCGCGTCCACGACACGACGACGGGGATGCGCGCGTACCGCCGCGAGGTCGTCGAGTCCATCGAGTGGACCGAGAACACCGGCCTCTCGGCCGAACTGTTGATCCGACCGCTCATGCGCGGCTACGACGTTCGCGAACACCCGATCGAGTACCGCGAGCGCGCCGGCGAGACCAAACTCGATCCGCTCAAAGGCGGCGCCGAGATCGCCCGTTCGATCGTCAAGGTCTCGCTCGAAGAGCGACTGCGGGAGCTGTCCCACCGACCGACGCGGTAGGCGACCGGGTTCGGGGCGCCGACGGCTGATTTTCGAACGCCGTATCGACGGAAGAGCGGGTCGCACGCGTG
Coding sequences within it:
- a CDS encoding dolichyl-phosphate hexose transferase gives rise to the protein MGTYNEEAAIGTVIDDVAAVTDGQAEVVCVDGSDDRTPEIARERGATVIEQEPQGYGVAVREAILTPDRPVVVTTDCDDTYPMEQLPEFLDLINDGYDVVSGDRLYHGAEAMPAFNRLGNRAFAAVASVLTGTRVHDTTTGMRAYRREVVESIEWTENTGLSAELLIRPLMRGYDVREHPIEYRERAGETKLDPLKGGAEIARSIVKVSLEERLRELSHRPTR
- the glnA gene encoding type I glutamate--ammonia ligase: MTTGNLTTTEESVLETIEDEEIDFLRLQFTDILGVVKNVSVPARQAEKAFREGIYFDGSSIEGFVRIQESDMRLIPDPETFAVLPWRTNEQGAAARMICDVVDTSTGEPFAGDPRTVLKSALDRASELGYTVNAAPEPEFFLFEEDEDGRATTKTNDAGGYFDVAPKDLASDVRRDIIYGLENMGFEIEASHHEVAEGQHEINFEYDDALATADNVATFRTVVRAIAAQHDLHATFMPKPIPRINGSGMHTHLSLFTEDGENAFHDGDDEFDLSETAHSFLAGILEHAPAITAVSNPTVNSYKRLVPGYEAPVYVAWSDRNRSALIRKPAARVPAASRIEARFPDPSCNPYLAFAALIHAGLDGIERGLEAPDPVRENIYEFDEQKREEYGIDTLPSNLGEAVDALEDDAVIKGALGEHVSEKFVEAKRQEFEDYLVDVSQWELDRYLETF
- a CDS encoding YihY/virulence factor BrkB family protein: MTDRVSVRSVLRETLSIARSRQLTLIAAGVAFYAFLSLVPIALLVIGVATSLGGDEFVRQLSLSVSDFLTPGAQQLLREALVEETGRRGATVVGAVGIIWGSSRVFRGLDRAFALVYETGLDRSLFDSFWDAAVVAGAITTGLVLVGVLEVVLLWTPLPVSGWLGSAFVLPALIVAFLPLYVVFPDADVSVRAALPGTVLAAVGWLVLSRSFAIYATVAAGSAIYGALGGVLLVLVWLYLGAIVVVFGATLNAVLAGAESDRQLQSPGYRQIDRAAMTEDATDRDDATRTPESPPDSDAAGPAIDGDRAGPTDGTDESRARPSEGAASARASRQSDRTRDRGDDPAVLREEIEQLRAELADLEAGVDERTVEREALEADLKRYVRRRVRRGHAHGWGPYLVLLYGTAMTIAAYYFLTSGAAILAMFVIWTSTLGVYLLMVIFGTAISALGLPGRLRDRIGEWRS
- a CDS encoding Rid family detoxifying hydrolase — its product is MKRVISTDEAPAAVGAYSQATTNGSILFTAGQIPLTPDGDLLDDEPVAVQTEQALDNVVAILKEKGATPADVLKTTVFLADIDDFEEMNETYATYFDEDPPARSAVEVANLPKGAAVEIEAIANLE
- a CDS encoding DUF302 domain-containing protein — its product is MSTPQTPAPTVEEALFTTLDLPFEDAVMHVQLEHEFQGFETVALTRLDEFVAGVLEEEIRKTALIVVCHAEIAKEALEIDPQLAGLLPCTTVVYEDDDGEVCVYHASTTKAIRDLGCAPGDCEPQVEALVEMTGEVMTEVWANIEAHADDAAAV
- the lrp gene encoding HTH-type transcriptional regulator Lrp, encoding MTYENLDSKLVNALLGDGRASLRSLAEDLDVSVTTVSNHLADLEDAGVIDGYTPRVDYGELGYDVTAVIQLKVEGDALPDITDRLREHRQMISVYEVTGDYDVTAVGKFKDTDGMNEQIKTLLTDPDIKESNTSVVLNAVTENEQFDLET
- a CDS encoding gluconate 2-dehydrogenase subunit 3 family protein produces the protein MELTRRDAVAALSALGLAATGAGCVVPPGGERVDVRRLRTAMVAAAEVVYPSEVSGTATFVETFLEGRLADRSHAEGIATAVDELDENADVWYGEVFAALSVADRDQVLRNLGADQAEEDPSGMPSERIRYYVVNDLLLALYASPTGGELVGIENPQGHAGGMGSYQRGPDA
- a CDS encoding SOS response-associated peptidase, whose amino-acid sequence is MCGRYSLFTPPADLEDRFDARFERAFTPTYNAAPSQSVAVVPDEAPETIRQFEWGFSPPWGDGDRLINARAESLSETRAFRSAYEGRPTTAGGADELAAAPASGRCLVLADGFYEWVPTETGNQPYRIAFEDDRPFAMAGLWERREPPSADEQAGLDAFGGGIDEPTDDPGPCETVTIVTMAPNELVAELHDRMPAILSPGAERRWLRAEDPTADLEPHPAESMTAYPVSTAVNSPAADDPSLVEPVDA
- a CDS encoding GMC family oxidoreductase, with the translated sequence MTQERPPAGSAEPAAGDVDRTPVENADVCVIGAGPAGGLVADRLASAGHEVVILEAGSRFDFEDRLARQERAIRPSYDRPDVWDGDPERDAYASTGEWFYPLNHARARGVGGSTLHWQGMVMRLHEDDFNSKSVRGVGADWPIDYRDLRPYYAEAERELGVAGADDNPFAPPRENPHPMPAFPPSYSDSLFAEACDELEIAMHSVPNARNSETYDDRSACVGYGTCQPVCPSGAKYDATVHVERAERAGATVIDRAPVQRLEHGPDAIQAAVYATPGDRTHRQAADAFVVACGGVETPRLLLLSESDHYPDGLANSSGLVGRFFMDHLFAGAGGVLDEPTRQNHVGFLTSECHQFYDEADAERAPFKLEFFNYAGPSPVEMALTGEDWGDELLERLRSEYGTHVGMGGLVEQLPSEDSYVGLDRSTTDDRGNPVPDVHWTVGDRALETIERVNEIQEEILAELGAEITWQVGPDATGPAYHHMGTTRMGSDPAESVVGPDLRTHDLENCWIASSSVFPTGGAMNPTLTIAALALKAADHVHESA